One window of Lacerta agilis isolate rLacAgi1 chromosome 14, rLacAgi1.pri, whole genome shotgun sequence genomic DNA carries:
- the LOC117058173 gene encoding sulfotransferase 1C2-like isoform X2, translating into MEPIKRSELVDVDGIPCLKDTADNWQRLWGFKARPDDLLICTYPKAGTTWIQEIVSMIQHRGDPQKCDQVPIYQRIPFIDLFPPKPYPQGLDDAEAMPSPRTIKSHLPVPLLPPSFWEQNCKIIYVARNAKDSAVSYFHFHQMNKGLPEPGNWDEFLENFLVGKLAWGSWFDHVRGWWEAKERYQILYLFYEDMKEDLAREIRKVAQFLGLQLPDLVVNQIVQHTMFENMKVNPMTNYSSIPSFILDQTVSPFMRKGTVGDWKEHFTVAQSERFDDACERLLGDSSLVFRTEL; encoded by the exons ATGGAGCCCATCAAGCGCTCAGAGCTGGTGGACGTTGACGGCATCCCTTGCCTCAAAGACACAGCAGATAACTGGCAGCGCTTATGGGGCTTCAAAGCTCGGCCCGATGACCTTCTCATTTGCACTTACCCCAAAGCAG GGACTACCTGGATACAGGAAATTGTGAGCATGATCCAGCATAGAGGAGACCCTCAGAAATGTGACCAGGTCCCCATCTATCAACGGATTCCCTTCATAGACCTGTTCCCTCCAAAACCCTACCCTCAAG GCTTGGACGATGCAGAGGCAATGCCCTCTCCACGAACCATCAAATCTCACCTCCCAGTCCCGCTGTTGCCACCTTCCTTCTGGGAACAGAACTGCAAG atcATCTACGTTGCCAGGAATGCAAAGGACAGCGCAGTCTCTTACTTCCATTTCCACCAGATGAACAAGGGGTTGCCAGAGCCAGGAAACTGGGATGAGTTTCTGGAGAACTTCCTCGTGGGAAAGC TTGCCTGGGGCTCATGGTTTGATCATGTCCGTGGATGGTGGGAGGCCAAAGAACGTTACCAAATCCTGTACCTCTTTTATGAAGACATGAAAGAG GACCTGGCCCGGGAAATCCGGAAAGTAGCCCAATTTCTGGGCCTACAACTCCCCGATCTAGTTGTGAACCAGATTGTGCAGCATACTATGTTTGAGAACATGAAAGTAAACCCAATGACTAACTACAGCTCCATACCGTCTTTTATCCTTGACCAAACTGTGTCACCCTTCATGCGAAAAg GCACCGTAGGAGACTGGAAAGAGCACTTCACAGTGGCACAAAGTGAGCGGTTTGATGATGCCTGTGAGCGGTTGTTAGGGGACAGCAGCCTGGTCTTCCGCACAGAGTTATAA
- the LOC117058173 gene encoding sulfotransferase 1C2-like isoform X1, translating into MSETQVVDHKTGLEGMEPIKRSELVDVDGIPCLKDTADNWQRLWGFKARPDDLLICTYPKAGTTWIQEIVSMIQHRGDPQKCDQVPIYQRIPFIDLFPPKPYPQGLDDAEAMPSPRTIKSHLPVPLLPPSFWEQNCKIIYVARNAKDSAVSYFHFHQMNKGLPEPGNWDEFLENFLVGKLAWGSWFDHVRGWWEAKERYQILYLFYEDMKEDLAREIRKVAQFLGLQLPDLVVNQIVQHTMFENMKVNPMTNYSSIPSFILDQTVSPFMRKGTVGDWKEHFTVAQSERFDDACERLLGDSSLVFRTEL; encoded by the exons ATGAGTGAAACTCAG GTGGTGGATCACAAAACTGGGCTGGAAGGTATGGAGCCCATCAAGCGCTCAGAGCTGGTGGACGTTGACGGCATCCCTTGCCTCAAAGACACAGCAGATAACTGGCAGCGCTTATGGGGCTTCAAAGCTCGGCCCGATGACCTTCTCATTTGCACTTACCCCAAAGCAG GGACTACCTGGATACAGGAAATTGTGAGCATGATCCAGCATAGAGGAGACCCTCAGAAATGTGACCAGGTCCCCATCTATCAACGGATTCCCTTCATAGACCTGTTCCCTCCAAAACCCTACCCTCAAG GCTTGGACGATGCAGAGGCAATGCCCTCTCCACGAACCATCAAATCTCACCTCCCAGTCCCGCTGTTGCCACCTTCCTTCTGGGAACAGAACTGCAAG atcATCTACGTTGCCAGGAATGCAAAGGACAGCGCAGTCTCTTACTTCCATTTCCACCAGATGAACAAGGGGTTGCCAGAGCCAGGAAACTGGGATGAGTTTCTGGAGAACTTCCTCGTGGGAAAGC TTGCCTGGGGCTCATGGTTTGATCATGTCCGTGGATGGTGGGAGGCCAAAGAACGTTACCAAATCCTGTACCTCTTTTATGAAGACATGAAAGAG GACCTGGCCCGGGAAATCCGGAAAGTAGCCCAATTTCTGGGCCTACAACTCCCCGATCTAGTTGTGAACCAGATTGTGCAGCATACTATGTTTGAGAACATGAAAGTAAACCCAATGACTAACTACAGCTCCATACCGTCTTTTATCCTTGACCAAACTGTGTCACCCTTCATGCGAAAAg GCACCGTAGGAGACTGGAAAGAGCACTTCACAGTGGCACAAAGTGAGCGGTTTGATGATGCCTGTGAGCGGTTGTTAGGGGACAGCAGCCTGGTCTTCCGCACAGAGTTATAA
- the CSTF2 gene encoding cleavage stimulation factor subunit 2 isoform X3, giving the protein MAGLSVRDPAVDRSLRSVFVGNIPYEATEEQLKDIFSEVGPVVSFRLVYDRETGKPKGYGFCEYQDQETALSAMRNLNGREFSGRALRVDNAASEKNKEELKSLGTGAPIIESPYGDPVNPEDAPESISRAVASLPPEQMFELMKQMKLCVQNSPQEARSMLLQNPQLAYALLQAQVVMRIVDPEIALKILHRQTTVPALIPGGLQAGPGQGPGPGPGPGPGQGPGPGPGPGPGPGPGPNAQMNQPNVPSSQPQPIQGGMHVNGAPPMMQPPMQGGVPAPGQMPSSGPGPGPLAPGGGMPGGGPMLLERGQVPMPDPRAPMQRGPMPASGPPPRGLLGDAPNDPRGGTLLSVTGEVEPRGYIGPSHQGPPHQGPPMHHMAGHDNRGPPPHEMRGGPMGEPRPLMGEPRGPMMDTRGGRDPRGMEPRGMDGRGMEPRGMEPRGMEPRVMDARGMEPRGMEPRGMEPRVMEMRGMEPRGMESRGMEPRGMEPRGMEPPRGMEPRGMEPPRGMEPPRGMEPPRGMEPRGMDSRGPGPNPRGPMTGGIQGPGPLSMASTVSQGPRQVPNMPAAAMQAGGMPGPSVQAAGQPGGFSPGQNQVTPQDHEKAALIMQVLQLTADQIAMLPPEQRQSILILKEQIQKSTSAP; this is encoded by the exons TGGGGAACATCCCATATGAAGCCACAGAAGAGCAGTTAAAGGACATTTTCTCAGAGGTTGGGCCTGTCGTCAGTTTCCG ATTGGTGTATGATCGAGAGACGGGCAAACCAAAAGGTTATGGCTTTTGTGAATATCAAGACCAGGAGACGGCACTCAGTGCCATGCGTAACCTGAATGGACGTGAATTCAGTGGGAGAGCCCTGCGTGTGGACAATGCAGCCAGTGAGAAGAACAAAGAGGAGCTGAAGA GCCTGGGCACTGGGGCCCCCATCATTGAGTCGCCCTATGGAGACCCTGTGAACCCTGAAGATGCTCCTGAGTCCATCAGCAGGGCTGTTGCCAGCCTCCCACCGGAGCAGATGTTTGAACTGATGAAGCAGATGAAG cTCTGTGTCCAGAACAGCCCTCAGGAGGCTCGGAGCATGCTGCTGCAGAACCCTCAGCTCGCCTATGCCCTGCTGCAGGCCCAGGTGGTGATGCGGATTGTGGATCCGGAGATCGCTCTG AAAATCTTGCATCGGCAGACGACCGTCCCAGCTCTGATTCCAGGTGGCCTGCAAGCGGGTCCAGGACAAGGGCCTGGGCCTGGGCCTGGGCCCGGGCCTGGGCAAGGTCCCGGTCCTGGGCCCGGTCCTGGTCCTGGGCCTGGGCCTGGTCCAAATGCACAGATGAACCAGCCAAACGTCCCCTCCTCCCAGCCACAACCAATA CAGGGGGGTATGCATGTCAATGGAGCCCCCCCTATGATGCAACCACCCATGCAGGGAGGAGTGCCAGCCCCAGGGCAAATGCCAAGctctggccctggccctggccccttGGCTCCTGGAG GTGGCATGCCAGGAGGTGGCCCGATGCTCTTGGAACGGGGTCAAG TGCCCATGCCGGATCCACGGGCCCCCATGCAGCGTGGGCCAATGCCAGCTAGTGGTCCACCACCCCGAGGCCTTCTGGGAGATGCACCAAATGATCCGCGTGGGGGAACTCTGCTGTCAGTCACTGGAGAAGTGGAACCCAG GGGTTATATTGGGCCATCGCACCAGGGGCCTCCTCACCAGGGGCCCCCCATGCACCACATGGCCGGTCATGACAATCGTGGGCCGCCACCCCACGAAATGAGAGGTGGGCCAATGGGAGAACCGAGGCCGTTGATGGGAGAGCCACGAGGTCCCATGATGGACACCCGAG GTGGAAGAGATCCGAGAGGAATGGAGCCCCGAGGCATGGATGGCAGGGGCATGGAGCCCAGAGGAATGGAGCCCAGGGGAATGGAGCCCAGAGTGATGGATGCCAGGGGCATGGAACCCCGAGGGATGGAGCCCAGGGGAATGGAGCCCAGAGTGATGGAAATGCGGGGCATGGAGCCCAGAGGAATGGAATCTCGGGGCATGGAGCCTCGTGGGATGGAGCCCAGAGGCATGGAACCTCCTCGGGGCATGGAACCCAGGGGGATGGAGCCCCCCAGAGGCATGGAACCACCCAGGGGGATGGAGCCACCCAGGGGGATGGAACCCAGAGGCATGGACTCTAGGGGCCCTGGTCCCAATCCAAGGGGTCCAATGACTGGAGGTATTCAAGGCCCTGGACCTCTAAGCATGGCATCCACTGTCTCGCAGGGGCCTCGACAG GTGCCTAACATGCCTGCTGCAGCAATGCAGGCCGGAGGCATGCCAGGACCAAGTGTACAAGCAGCTGGCCAGCCTGGGGGGTTCAGTCCCGGCCAGAACCAGGTAACACCCCAGGATCATGAAAAG GCCGCACTCATCATGCAAGTCCTCCAGCTGACGGCAGACCAGATAGCTATGTTGCCTCCAGAGCAAAGGCAGAGCATCCTGATCCTGAAAGAGCAGATACAGAAGTCCACCAGTGCCCCTTGA
- the CSTF2 gene encoding cleavage stimulation factor subunit 2 isoform X4, with translation MAGLSVRDPAVDRSLRSVFVGNIPYEATEEQLKDIFSEVGPVVSFRLVYDRETGKPKGYGFCEYQDQETALSAMRNLNGREFSGRALRVDNAASEKNKEELKSLGTGAPIIESPYGDPVNPEDAPESISRAVASLPPEQMFELMKQMKLCVQNSPQEARSMLLQNPQLAYALLQAQVVMRIVDPEIALKILHRQTTVPALIPGGLQAGPGQGPGPGPGPGPGQGPGPGPGPGPGPGPGPNAQMNQPNVPSSQPQPIGGMHVNGAPPMMQPPMQGGVPAPGQMPSSGPGPGPLAPGGGMPGGGPMLLERGQVPMPDPRAPMQRGPMPASGPPPRGLLGDAPNDPRGGTLLSVTGEVEPRGYIGPSHQGPPHQGPPMHHMAGHDNRGPPPHEMRGGPMGEPRPLMGEPRGPMMDTRGGRDPRGMEPRGMDGRGMEPRGMEPRGMEPRVMDARGMEPRGMEPRGMEPRVMEMRGMEPRGMESRGMEPRGMEPRGMEPPRGMEPRGMEPPRGMEPPRGMEPPRGMEPRGMDSRGPGPNPRGPMTGGIQGPGPLSMASTVSQGPRQVPNMPAAAMQAGGMPGPSVQAAGQPGGFSPGQNQVTPQDHEKAALIMQVLQLTADQIAMLPPEQRQSILILKEQIQKSTSAP, from the exons TGGGGAACATCCCATATGAAGCCACAGAAGAGCAGTTAAAGGACATTTTCTCAGAGGTTGGGCCTGTCGTCAGTTTCCG ATTGGTGTATGATCGAGAGACGGGCAAACCAAAAGGTTATGGCTTTTGTGAATATCAAGACCAGGAGACGGCACTCAGTGCCATGCGTAACCTGAATGGACGTGAATTCAGTGGGAGAGCCCTGCGTGTGGACAATGCAGCCAGTGAGAAGAACAAAGAGGAGCTGAAGA GCCTGGGCACTGGGGCCCCCATCATTGAGTCGCCCTATGGAGACCCTGTGAACCCTGAAGATGCTCCTGAGTCCATCAGCAGGGCTGTTGCCAGCCTCCCACCGGAGCAGATGTTTGAACTGATGAAGCAGATGAAG cTCTGTGTCCAGAACAGCCCTCAGGAGGCTCGGAGCATGCTGCTGCAGAACCCTCAGCTCGCCTATGCCCTGCTGCAGGCCCAGGTGGTGATGCGGATTGTGGATCCGGAGATCGCTCTG AAAATCTTGCATCGGCAGACGACCGTCCCAGCTCTGATTCCAGGTGGCCTGCAAGCGGGTCCAGGACAAGGGCCTGGGCCTGGGCCTGGGCCCGGGCCTGGGCAAGGTCCCGGTCCTGGGCCCGGTCCTGGTCCTGGGCCTGGGCCTGGTCCAAATGCACAGATGAACCAGCCAAACGTCCCCTCCTCCCAGCCACAACCAATA GGGGGTATGCATGTCAATGGAGCCCCCCCTATGATGCAACCACCCATGCAGGGAGGAGTGCCAGCCCCAGGGCAAATGCCAAGctctggccctggccctggccccttGGCTCCTGGAG GTGGCATGCCAGGAGGTGGCCCGATGCTCTTGGAACGGGGTCAAG TGCCCATGCCGGATCCACGGGCCCCCATGCAGCGTGGGCCAATGCCAGCTAGTGGTCCACCACCCCGAGGCCTTCTGGGAGATGCACCAAATGATCCGCGTGGGGGAACTCTGCTGTCAGTCACTGGAGAAGTGGAACCCAG GGGTTATATTGGGCCATCGCACCAGGGGCCTCCTCACCAGGGGCCCCCCATGCACCACATGGCCGGTCATGACAATCGTGGGCCGCCACCCCACGAAATGAGAGGTGGGCCAATGGGAGAACCGAGGCCGTTGATGGGAGAGCCACGAGGTCCCATGATGGACACCCGAG GTGGAAGAGATCCGAGAGGAATGGAGCCCCGAGGCATGGATGGCAGGGGCATGGAGCCCAGAGGAATGGAGCCCAGGGGAATGGAGCCCAGAGTGATGGATGCCAGGGGCATGGAACCCCGAGGGATGGAGCCCAGGGGAATGGAGCCCAGAGTGATGGAAATGCGGGGCATGGAGCCCAGAGGAATGGAATCTCGGGGCATGGAGCCTCGTGGGATGGAGCCCAGAGGCATGGAACCTCCTCGGGGCATGGAACCCAGGGGGATGGAGCCCCCCAGAGGCATGGAACCACCCAGGGGGATGGAGCCACCCAGGGGGATGGAACCCAGAGGCATGGACTCTAGGGGCCCTGGTCCCAATCCAAGGGGTCCAATGACTGGAGGTATTCAAGGCCCTGGACCTCTAAGCATGGCATCCACTGTCTCGCAGGGGCCTCGACAG GTGCCTAACATGCCTGCTGCAGCAATGCAGGCCGGAGGCATGCCAGGACCAAGTGTACAAGCAGCTGGCCAGCCTGGGGGGTTCAGTCCCGGCCAGAACCAGGTAACACCCCAGGATCATGAAAAG GCCGCACTCATCATGCAAGTCCTCCAGCTGACGGCAGACCAGATAGCTATGTTGCCTCCAGAGCAAAGGCAGAGCATCCTGATCCTGAAAGAGCAGATACAGAAGTCCACCAGTGCCCCTTGA
- the CSTF2 gene encoding cleavage stimulation factor subunit 2 isoform X2 has protein sequence MAGLSVRDPAVDRSLRSVFVGNIPYEATEEQLKDIFSEVGPVVSFRLVYDRETGKPKGYGFCEYQDQETALSAMRNLNGREFSGRALRVDNAASEKNKEELKSLGTGAPIIESPYGDPVNPEDAPESISRAVASLPPEQMFELMKQMKLCVQNSPQEARSMLLQNPQLAYALLQAQVVMRIVDPEIALKILHRQTTVPALIPGGLQAGPGQGPGPGPGPGPGQGPGPGPGPGPGPGPGPNAQMNQPNVPSSQPQPIGGMHVNGAPPMMQPPMQGGVPAPGQMPSSGPGPGPLAPGGGMPGGGPMLLERGQGNLQLSPVGPARPSSIERVQVPMPDPRAPMQRGPMPASGPPPRGLLGDAPNDPRGGTLLSVTGEVEPRGYIGPSHQGPPHQGPPMHHMAGHDNRGPPPHEMRGGPMGEPRPLMGEPRGPMMDTRGGRDPRGMEPRGMDGRGMEPRGMEPRGMEPRVMDARGMEPRGMEPRGMEPRVMEMRGMEPRGMESRGMEPRGMEPRGMEPPRGMEPRGMEPPRGMEPPRGMEPPRGMEPRGMDSRGPGPNPRGPMTGGIQGPGPLSMASTVSQGPRQVPNMPAAAMQAGGMPGPSVQAAGQPGGFSPGQNQVTPQDHEKAALIMQVLQLTADQIAMLPPEQRQSILILKEQIQKSTSAP, from the exons TGGGGAACATCCCATATGAAGCCACAGAAGAGCAGTTAAAGGACATTTTCTCAGAGGTTGGGCCTGTCGTCAGTTTCCG ATTGGTGTATGATCGAGAGACGGGCAAACCAAAAGGTTATGGCTTTTGTGAATATCAAGACCAGGAGACGGCACTCAGTGCCATGCGTAACCTGAATGGACGTGAATTCAGTGGGAGAGCCCTGCGTGTGGACAATGCAGCCAGTGAGAAGAACAAAGAGGAGCTGAAGA GCCTGGGCACTGGGGCCCCCATCATTGAGTCGCCCTATGGAGACCCTGTGAACCCTGAAGATGCTCCTGAGTCCATCAGCAGGGCTGTTGCCAGCCTCCCACCGGAGCAGATGTTTGAACTGATGAAGCAGATGAAG cTCTGTGTCCAGAACAGCCCTCAGGAGGCTCGGAGCATGCTGCTGCAGAACCCTCAGCTCGCCTATGCCCTGCTGCAGGCCCAGGTGGTGATGCGGATTGTGGATCCGGAGATCGCTCTG AAAATCTTGCATCGGCAGACGACCGTCCCAGCTCTGATTCCAGGTGGCCTGCAAGCGGGTCCAGGACAAGGGCCTGGGCCTGGGCCTGGGCCCGGGCCTGGGCAAGGTCCCGGTCCTGGGCCCGGTCCTGGTCCTGGGCCTGGGCCTGGTCCAAATGCACAGATGAACCAGCCAAACGTCCCCTCCTCCCAGCCACAACCAATA GGGGGTATGCATGTCAATGGAGCCCCCCCTATGATGCAACCACCCATGCAGGGAGGAGTGCCAGCCCCAGGGCAAATGCCAAGctctggccctggccctggccccttGGCTCCTGGAG GTGGCATGCCAGGAGGTGGCCCGATGCTCTTGGAACGGGGTCAAG ggaacctgcagctctctcCCGTGGGACCTGCCAGGCCTTCCTCTATTGAGCGAGTCCAAG TGCCCATGCCGGATCCACGGGCCCCCATGCAGCGTGGGCCAATGCCAGCTAGTGGTCCACCACCCCGAGGCCTTCTGGGAGATGCACCAAATGATCCGCGTGGGGGAACTCTGCTGTCAGTCACTGGAGAAGTGGAACCCAG GGGTTATATTGGGCCATCGCACCAGGGGCCTCCTCACCAGGGGCCCCCCATGCACCACATGGCCGGTCATGACAATCGTGGGCCGCCACCCCACGAAATGAGAGGTGGGCCAATGGGAGAACCGAGGCCGTTGATGGGAGAGCCACGAGGTCCCATGATGGACACCCGAG GTGGAAGAGATCCGAGAGGAATGGAGCCCCGAGGCATGGATGGCAGGGGCATGGAGCCCAGAGGAATGGAGCCCAGGGGAATGGAGCCCAGAGTGATGGATGCCAGGGGCATGGAACCCCGAGGGATGGAGCCCAGGGGAATGGAGCCCAGAGTGATGGAAATGCGGGGCATGGAGCCCAGAGGAATGGAATCTCGGGGCATGGAGCCTCGTGGGATGGAGCCCAGAGGCATGGAACCTCCTCGGGGCATGGAACCCAGGGGGATGGAGCCCCCCAGAGGCATGGAACCACCCAGGGGGATGGAGCCACCCAGGGGGATGGAACCCAGAGGCATGGACTCTAGGGGCCCTGGTCCCAATCCAAGGGGTCCAATGACTGGAGGTATTCAAGGCCCTGGACCTCTAAGCATGGCATCCACTGTCTCGCAGGGGCCTCGACAG GTGCCTAACATGCCTGCTGCAGCAATGCAGGCCGGAGGCATGCCAGGACCAAGTGTACAAGCAGCTGGCCAGCCTGGGGGGTTCAGTCCCGGCCAGAACCAGGTAACACCCCAGGATCATGAAAAG GCCGCACTCATCATGCAAGTCCTCCAGCTGACGGCAGACCAGATAGCTATGTTGCCTCCAGAGCAAAGGCAGAGCATCCTGATCCTGAAAGAGCAGATACAGAAGTCCACCAGTGCCCCTTGA
- the CSTF2 gene encoding cleavage stimulation factor subunit 2 isoform X1, which translates to MAGLSVRDPAVDRSLRSVFVGNIPYEATEEQLKDIFSEVGPVVSFRLVYDRETGKPKGYGFCEYQDQETALSAMRNLNGREFSGRALRVDNAASEKNKEELKSLGTGAPIIESPYGDPVNPEDAPESISRAVASLPPEQMFELMKQMKLCVQNSPQEARSMLLQNPQLAYALLQAQVVMRIVDPEIALKILHRQTTVPALIPGGLQAGPGQGPGPGPGPGPGQGPGPGPGPGPGPGPGPNAQMNQPNVPSSQPQPIQGGMHVNGAPPMMQPPMQGGVPAPGQMPSSGPGPGPLAPGGGMPGGGPMLLERGQGNLQLSPVGPARPSSIERVQVPMPDPRAPMQRGPMPASGPPPRGLLGDAPNDPRGGTLLSVTGEVEPRGYIGPSHQGPPHQGPPMHHMAGHDNRGPPPHEMRGGPMGEPRPLMGEPRGPMMDTRGGRDPRGMEPRGMDGRGMEPRGMEPRGMEPRVMDARGMEPRGMEPRGMEPRVMEMRGMEPRGMESRGMEPRGMEPRGMEPPRGMEPRGMEPPRGMEPPRGMEPPRGMEPRGMDSRGPGPNPRGPMTGGIQGPGPLSMASTVSQGPRQVPNMPAAAMQAGGMPGPSVQAAGQPGGFSPGQNQVTPQDHEKAALIMQVLQLTADQIAMLPPEQRQSILILKEQIQKSTSAP; encoded by the exons TGGGGAACATCCCATATGAAGCCACAGAAGAGCAGTTAAAGGACATTTTCTCAGAGGTTGGGCCTGTCGTCAGTTTCCG ATTGGTGTATGATCGAGAGACGGGCAAACCAAAAGGTTATGGCTTTTGTGAATATCAAGACCAGGAGACGGCACTCAGTGCCATGCGTAACCTGAATGGACGTGAATTCAGTGGGAGAGCCCTGCGTGTGGACAATGCAGCCAGTGAGAAGAACAAAGAGGAGCTGAAGA GCCTGGGCACTGGGGCCCCCATCATTGAGTCGCCCTATGGAGACCCTGTGAACCCTGAAGATGCTCCTGAGTCCATCAGCAGGGCTGTTGCCAGCCTCCCACCGGAGCAGATGTTTGAACTGATGAAGCAGATGAAG cTCTGTGTCCAGAACAGCCCTCAGGAGGCTCGGAGCATGCTGCTGCAGAACCCTCAGCTCGCCTATGCCCTGCTGCAGGCCCAGGTGGTGATGCGGATTGTGGATCCGGAGATCGCTCTG AAAATCTTGCATCGGCAGACGACCGTCCCAGCTCTGATTCCAGGTGGCCTGCAAGCGGGTCCAGGACAAGGGCCTGGGCCTGGGCCTGGGCCCGGGCCTGGGCAAGGTCCCGGTCCTGGGCCCGGTCCTGGTCCTGGGCCTGGGCCTGGTCCAAATGCACAGATGAACCAGCCAAACGTCCCCTCCTCCCAGCCACAACCAATA CAGGGGGGTATGCATGTCAATGGAGCCCCCCCTATGATGCAACCACCCATGCAGGGAGGAGTGCCAGCCCCAGGGCAAATGCCAAGctctggccctggccctggccccttGGCTCCTGGAG GTGGCATGCCAGGAGGTGGCCCGATGCTCTTGGAACGGGGTCAAG ggaacctgcagctctctcCCGTGGGACCTGCCAGGCCTTCCTCTATTGAGCGAGTCCAAG TGCCCATGCCGGATCCACGGGCCCCCATGCAGCGTGGGCCAATGCCAGCTAGTGGTCCACCACCCCGAGGCCTTCTGGGAGATGCACCAAATGATCCGCGTGGGGGAACTCTGCTGTCAGTCACTGGAGAAGTGGAACCCAG GGGTTATATTGGGCCATCGCACCAGGGGCCTCCTCACCAGGGGCCCCCCATGCACCACATGGCCGGTCATGACAATCGTGGGCCGCCACCCCACGAAATGAGAGGTGGGCCAATGGGAGAACCGAGGCCGTTGATGGGAGAGCCACGAGGTCCCATGATGGACACCCGAG GTGGAAGAGATCCGAGAGGAATGGAGCCCCGAGGCATGGATGGCAGGGGCATGGAGCCCAGAGGAATGGAGCCCAGGGGAATGGAGCCCAGAGTGATGGATGCCAGGGGCATGGAACCCCGAGGGATGGAGCCCAGGGGAATGGAGCCCAGAGTGATGGAAATGCGGGGCATGGAGCCCAGAGGAATGGAATCTCGGGGCATGGAGCCTCGTGGGATGGAGCCCAGAGGCATGGAACCTCCTCGGGGCATGGAACCCAGGGGGATGGAGCCCCCCAGAGGCATGGAACCACCCAGGGGGATGGAGCCACCCAGGGGGATGGAACCCAGAGGCATGGACTCTAGGGGCCCTGGTCCCAATCCAAGGGGTCCAATGACTGGAGGTATTCAAGGCCCTGGACCTCTAAGCATGGCATCCACTGTCTCGCAGGGGCCTCGACAG GTGCCTAACATGCCTGCTGCAGCAATGCAGGCCGGAGGCATGCCAGGACCAAGTGTACAAGCAGCTGGCCAGCCTGGGGGGTTCAGTCCCGGCCAGAACCAGGTAACACCCCAGGATCATGAAAAG GCCGCACTCATCATGCAAGTCCTCCAGCTGACGGCAGACCAGATAGCTATGTTGCCTCCAGAGCAAAGGCAGAGCATCCTGATCCTGAAAGAGCAGATACAGAAGTCCACCAGTGCCCCTTGA